In the Ciona intestinalis unplaced genomic scaffold, KH HT000636.1, whole genome shotgun sequence genome, TTTTCATCTTGTCTCTTTGAGGAAGTTGTCCTTGGACAACGATGACGGTGTTTATACTGCTCCAAATCCATACAGTGCAAACCGGGCAATTTTTCTCTGTTTGGATCCTTCACACTTAATTAAGGTAAGTagaaataataagttttgtgttttaaattatctaaAATTTGTGATTTCAGACGATTAGATATTCATTTTACGCATCCCGGCCTGGTGGCAGCCGTTATCTCAACATGCTTGGACCAGGTCATGACATCCTTTGGGAGCATGTTGCAAAACTGTATGAGATGGAGAAATCTATGCCTCTGACATCTATTACAAAACTGACCAGTAATCACATACAGCTTTACCCCATTTGGAGAAATCTATGCCTCTGACATCTATTACAAAACTGACCAGTAATCATATACAGCTTACCCAATTTAGTAAAgtaaattatttctttttttttctaaattgaTGATTAGAtgtttattcatacactttaCCAAATTTAGATGAATGTGAAACTTGCAAAAGATGTGTTAAGTCACAAAGTTGCTGAGGCTGTATCAGCTTATTAGAGGTGTCCGGAGTCAGAAATTTTGGACTCTTGCTCCAATCCGACTCCGAAACTTTTGACTCCGACTCCGCTCCTGCTccgaaattttttttaaaaatcaaatccGACTCCGctctaaattttaataaattttctcCGAGGCGCTTGGCCGCTTTTAATGAATTCTCTCCCGGCAACGAATCTCATCACACCAACAAATCTCTGCGTCCTTTGTGCCCAACACGTTATATTCTGCGATATGCAGCAATTGAGACGTTTGCGGCGGAATATGAAAATATCCTTGATTGGCTGAATGAGGTTGCTAACGATCCGACGCGAACTTCAGTCACCAAATGGGCTGCCCGGCCTTTGCTGTTAGGGCTGGAGGATTTTAcggtttattttatgttaatgtTAGTATTTTATGTTAATGTGGAATTTTCTGCCAAGATCGAGAATGTTCTTTTATGCGAAGCCAATCCCGCATGTACAGAGGAAGTTCAGaaattttataatgaaataatatcaACGGGTTCTATTAAGGAAGAAACACAATTTCTAAAGAGATACCTTTCCGCCAAATCAAATGGTATTACTACACCTTCAGACTTGGCAGACATTTTCCATCAAAATGAAGCAATTTCGTTGTTATGCCCAAATTTAAAGACGCTTCTCCGTATCTACTACacaatcaaataaaacttttgcaTGTTCCCATAAGTAACAACATGGATCTCAAGGCCAGAAACATTTGTTGGCCTCCACCAAGGtcaattaaagtaaaatctacaaaactaaagcaccattttattttaatgctttAAACTAAGCAAATGCTCCTACAGAGCAACTTACACTGTTTCAAGACGCTCACCTTTAAAGCGTTATTGTGTAATTTTCA is a window encoding:
- the LOC108950707 gene encoding uncharacterized protein LOC108950707 isoform X2; the protein is MAKLKGFVEWEINELATHIIVFYLRSIKKEISMPIAWWSTKTPASRIALMFWKIVCACEKKNVHINCVIADGYSINRKFFHLVSLRKLSLDNDDGVYTAPNPYSANRAIFLCLDPSHLIKTIRYSFYASRPGGSRYLNMLGPGHDILWEHVAKLYEMEKSMPLTSITKLTSNHIQLYPIWRNLCL